In Panicum virgatum strain AP13 chromosome 4N, P.virgatum_v5, whole genome shotgun sequence, a single window of DNA contains:
- the LOC120671485 gene encoding glutaredoxin-C8-like isoform X2 has protein sequence MVALLGRLIGVAAAVAAFIALAAFGSASPSPKSFVKSTVAAHDVVIFSKSYCPYCRKAKAIFKEFQLKKEPYVVELDHREDGSEIQDALSEIVGRRTVPQVFVNGKHLGGSDDTVEAYESGKLAKLLNIGVKDDL, from the exons ATGGTCGCGTTGCTGGGCCGGCTgatcggggtggcggcggcggtcgccgcGTTCATCGCCCTCGCGGCGTTCGGatccgcctcgccctcgcccaaGTCCTTCGTGAAATCCACCGTCGCCGCCCACGACGTCGTCATCTTCTCCAAGTCATACTGCCC GTATTGTAGGAAAGCAAAGGCCATATTTAAGGAGTTTCAGTTAAAGAAAGAGCCCTATGTTGTGGAGCTTGATCATCGAG AGGATGGTTCGGAGATTCAGGATGCCTTATCTGAGATAGTTGGCAGGCGTACTGTTCCTCAAGTTTTTGTCAATGGAAAGCATTTGGGGGGCTCTGATG ATACTGTTGAGGCTTACGAAAGTGGAAAGTTGGCAAAACTCTTGAATATCGGAGTCAAGGACGATCTTTAA
- the LOC120671486 gene encoding 4-hydroxy-tetrahydrodipicolinate synthase, chloroplastic-like, with protein MTGRVALPVVHRSMGASPATNIRQGASRGKFSLAAITLDDYLPMRSTEVKNRTSTGDIKSLRLITAVKTPYLPDGRFDLEAYDSLINMQIEGGAEGVIVGGTTGEGHLMSWDEHIMLIGHTVNCFGTRIKVIGNTGSNSTREAVHATEQGFAVGMHAALHINPYYGKTSIDGMISHFEAFLPMGPTIIYNVPSRTAQDIPPEVIMAISVYPNMAGVKECVGHERVKHYTDKGIAIWSGNDDECHDSRWQYGATGVISVASNLVPGLMHSLMYEGENTTLNEKLLPLMKWLFCQPNPIALNTALAQLGVARPVFRLPYVPLPLEKRIEFVRIVEAIGRENFVGQKEARILDDDDFVLISRY; from the exons ATGACAGGGCGAGTTGCGCTGCCCGTTGTTCATCGATCGATGGGGGCTTCGCCGGCGACGAACATCCGACAAGG GGCTAGCAGAGGGAAGTTTTCATTGGCAGCCATCACTCTAGATGATTATCTTCCAATGAGAAGCACTGAAGTGAAGAACCG GACATCAACAGGTGACATCAAAAGTCTCAGACTAATTACCGCTGTCAAAACCCCCTATTTGCCAGATGGAAGGTTCGATCTTGAAGCATATGATTCTCTCATAAACATGCAGATAGAGGGTGGTGCTGAAGGTGTAATTGTTGGAGGAACAACAGGAGAGGGTCACCTTATGAGCTGGGATGAACATATCATGCTCATTGGGCATACGGTAAACTGCTTTGGCACTAGAATTAAAGTGATTGGCAACACAGGAAGTAACTCAACCAGAGAGGCTGTTCATGCAACAGAGCAGGGATTTGCTGTTGGCATGCATGCAGCTCTCCACATCAATCCTTACTACGGAAAGACCTCAATTGATGGAATGATATCTCATTTTGAGGCCTTCCTCCCAATGGGCCCGACAATCATCTACAATGTGCCATCCAGGACTGCCCAGGATATTCCCCCTGAAGTTATCATGGCAATTTCGGTCTATCCAAACATGGCAGGTGTCAAGGAATGTGTTGGGCATGAGAGGGTTAAGCACTACACAGACAAAGGTATAGCAATATGGAGTGGTAATGATGATGAATGCCATGATTCTAGGTGGCAATATGGTGCTACTGGAGTCATTTCTGTGGCAAGTAACCTTGTTCCTGGGCTCATGCACAGCCTCATGTACGAAGGCGAGAACACAACCCTAAACGAGAAGCTTTTGCCTCTGATGAAGTGGTTGTTCTGCCAGCCAAATCCAATTGCGCTTAACACTGCTCTGGCTCAGCTTGGGGTGGCACGGCCCGTCTTCAGATTGCCATATGTGCCCCTTCCTCTTGAAAAGAGGATTGAGTTCGTCCGGATTGTTGAGGCTATTGGAAGGGAGAACTTTGTGGGACAGAAAGAGGCCCGGATTCTCGATGATGATGATTTCGTGTTGATCAGTAGGTACTAG
- the LOC120669446 gene encoding protein trichome birefringence-like 5 — protein sequence MPRLPWRLAGPLLAAFVSVPFILPLALPLLLRSASASPRALSLHRLSWLPSPLTKTAPPPPTAPPPAPTQTPPPPPPPPSPSPPPPDETTAEDDTAGETESGWCDVYDGGWVRDEEARPLYAPGTCPYVDEAYSCAANGRPDDGYTRWRWAPRHCSLPRFNATDFLTRLRGKRLMLVGDSMNRNQFESMLCILREALPDKSRMFETHGYRISKGRGYFVFKFADYDCTVEFVRSHFLVREGVRFNRQKNSNPILHIDRIDKTASRWKKADVLVFNTGHWWTHGKTARGKNYYKEGDTLYPQFDSTEAYRRALRTWARWIDKNMDPTASVVFYRGYSTAHFRGGDWDSGGSCNGETEPAFGGAIIDSYPPKMRIVEKAIGGMRFPVRLLNVTRLTNFRRDGHPSVYGKAGDRKKVSRRKQDCSHWCLPGVPDAWNELIYASLVLEPNPITWKYR from the exons ATGCCGCGGCTCCCGTGGCGCCTGGCCGGCCCGCTCCTCGCCGCTTTCGTCTCCGTCCCGTTCATCCTCCCGCTCgcgctccccctcctcctccgctccgcctccgcctccccgcgGGCGCTCTCCCTCCACCGCCTCAGCTGGCTCCCGTCTCCACTGACAAAGACGGCCCCTccgcctccaaccgcgccacCGCCAGCACCGACAcagactccgccgccgccgccgccgccgccgtctccctcTCCACCACCCCCTGATGAGACCACGGCGGAGGACGACACGGCGGGCGAAACCGAAAGCGGGTGGTGCGACGTGTACGACGGGGGGTGGGTGCGGGACGAGGAGGCGCGGCCGCTGTACGCGCCGGGGACGTGCCCCTACGTGGACGAGGCCTACTCCTGCGCGGCGAACGGCCGGCCGGACGACGGGTACACGCGGTGGCGCTGGGCGCCGCGCCACTGCAGCCTCCCCAG GTTCAACGCGACGGACTTCCTGACGAGGCTGCGCGGCAAGCGGTTGATGCTCGTCGGCGACTCCATGAACCGGAATCAGTTCGAGTCCATGCTCTGCATCCTGCGCGAGGCGCTGCCGGACAAGTCCCGGATGTTCGAGACGCACGGGTACAGGATCAGCAAGGGCCGAGGCTACTTCGTCTTCAAGTTCGCG GACTACGACTGCACCGTGGAATTCGTGCGGTCGCATTTCCTGGTCCGCGAAGGAGTGCGCTTCAACCGGCAGAAGAACTCCAACCCCATCCTCCACATCGACCGCATCGACAAGACGGCCAGCCGGTGGAAGAAGGCCGACGTGCTCGTCTTCAACACCGGCCACTGGTGGACGCACGGCAAGACGGCGAGGGG GAAGAACTACTACAAAGAAGGCGACACGCTGTACCCCCAATTCGACTCGACGGAGGCCTACAGGAGAGCGCTCAGGACATGGGCTCGCTGGATCGACAAGAACATGGACCCGACGGCAAGCGTCGTCTTCTACCGAGGATACTCCACCGCGCATTTCAG GGGAGGCGACTGGGACTCCGGCGGCTCGTGCAACGGCGAGACGGAGCCGGCGTTCGGAGGCGCCATCATCGACAGCTACCCTCCGAAGATGAGGATCGTGGAGAAGGCCATCGGCGGGATGCGGTTCCCGGTGCGGCTGCTGAACGTGACGAGGCTGACCAACTTCCGCAGGGACGGGCACCCGTCGGTGTACGGCAAGGCGGGGGACAGGAAGAAGGTGTCCAGGAGGAAGCAGGACTGCAGCCACTGGTGCCTCCCCGGCGTGCCGGACGCGTGGAACGAGCTCATCTACGCCTCCCTTGTCTTGGAACCCAACCCGATCACATGGAAGTACAGATGA
- the LOC120671485 gene encoding monothiol glutaredoxin-6-like isoform X1, whose translation MGENAAARLEESERYYQVVSKLFLSFEMTSRGMTITAVCKVEQGARVRAFQQQGQLLAAACGAAAGTPKFVWYGASVEDVAAVVERGFAMTNAPWLGGRKHGDSLHLSPPQRPCTWYCRKAKAIFKEFQLKKEPYVVELDHREDGSEIQDALSEIVGRRTVPQVFVNGKHLGGSDDTVEAYESGKLAKLLNIGVKDDL comes from the exons ATGGGGGAGAATGCGGCGGCAAGGCTGGAGGAGAGTGAGAGGTACTACCAGGTCGTTAGCAAGTTGTTCCTCAGCTTCGAAATGACATCCCGCGGCATGACGATCACGGCGGTCTGCAAGGTCGAACAGGGTGCAAGGGTTAGGGCGTTCCAGCAGCAAGggcagctcctcgccgccgcgtgcggcgccgccgccggcacccccAAGTTCGTGTGGTATGGAGCATCAGTAGAGGACGTGGCCGCCGTGGTGGAGCGTGGTTTCGCAATGACCAACGCACCATGGCTTGGCGGTCGCAAGCACGGCGACAGCCTCCACCTCTCGCCGCCTCAACGCCCCTGCACGTG GTATTGTAGGAAAGCAAAGGCCATATTTAAGGAGTTTCAGTTAAAGAAAGAGCCCTATGTTGTGGAGCTTGATCATCGAG AGGATGGTTCGGAGATTCAGGATGCCTTATCTGAGATAGTTGGCAGGCGTACTGTTCCTCAAGTTTTTGTCAATGGAAAGCATTTGGGGGGCTCTGATG ATACTGTTGAGGCTTACGAAAGTGGAAAGTTGGCAAAACTCTTGAATATCGGAGTCAAGGACGATCTTTAA